The following proteins are encoded in a genomic region of Betaproteobacteria bacterium:
- a CDS encoding mechanosensitive ion channel family protein: MRGASWVEEARASLSGMGSWGVTAVRVLIILLVAWALTLFLQRMIRKVRIRIASRLEDAEAVKRAETLGRAFRYLVAVAVSLVAGVLVLSELGVSIAPILGATGVAGIAIGFGAQSLVKDYFTGFFLLLENQIRQGDVVKLGDHSGLVEEVTLRFVRLRDYDGNVHFVPNGEIRTVVNMSRGFAQAVVDVSVAYKEDVDRVMTVMQSVAASMRDDAVFGQKILDAFELAGVEKWDDSAIVIRGRFRVMPLEQWNVRREYLRRLKRAFDEQGIEIPFPQRDLHLRDGILELRRAPRDDAARPAESSAASPH, encoded by the coding sequence ATGAGAGGGGCGTCGTGGGTGGAAGAGGCCAGGGCATCCTTGTCAGGGATGGGAAGCTGGGGCGTGACGGCCGTGCGGGTGCTGATCATTCTCCTGGTCGCCTGGGCTCTGACCCTCTTTCTGCAGAGGATGATTCGCAAGGTCCGAATCCGGATCGCCAGCCGGCTCGAGGATGCCGAGGCGGTCAAGCGCGCGGAAACCCTCGGAAGGGCATTCCGCTATCTCGTTGCAGTGGCCGTGTCGCTCGTCGCCGGGGTGCTGGTGCTCTCGGAACTGGGCGTCTCGATCGCCCCGATCCTCGGCGCGACCGGCGTGGCCGGCATCGCCATCGGCTTCGGCGCGCAAAGTCTCGTCAAAGACTATTTCACCGGCTTCTTCCTGTTGCTCGAGAACCAGATCCGACAGGGGGACGTGGTGAAGCTCGGCGACCATTCGGGCCTGGTGGAGGAGGTGACGCTGCGGTTCGTGCGTCTGCGCGACTACGACGGCAACGTGCACTTCGTTCCCAACGGCGAGATCCGGACCGTGGTCAACATGAGCCGCGGGTTCGCGCAGGCCGTGGTGGATGTGAGCGTCGCCTACAAGGAGGACGTCGACCGGGTGATGACCGTCATGCAGTCCGTCGCAGCGTCCATGCGCGACGACGCGGTTTTCGGGCAGAAGATCCTGGACGCCTTCGAGCTGGCGGGCGTGGAGAAGTGGGATGACTCGGCCATCGTGATCCGTGGAAGGTTCCGCGTGATGCCGCTCGAGCAGTGGAACGTGCGGCGGGAGTATCTGCGCCGGCTCAAGCGCGCTTTCGACGAACAAGGCATCGAGATTCCCTTTCCCCAGCGGGACCTGCATCTTCGGGACGGCATCCTGGAACTGCGCAGGGCGCCGCGGGACGACGCGGCCCGGCCTGCCGAATCCTCCGCGGCATCCCCACACTGA
- a CDS encoding PEP-CTERM sorting domain-containing protein: MKQFLLGTVVTMAVTTGVAYADIQLNTGTDSNGAVLSAGSLDPFWTISTDGVDFDAARVAYPGSYPDYSSGQTCCGMETVPGTAAWVTTPGVVATSPTTGWGMGTMVYLRRTFDLSDYDIDTVALAGKFRVADAARGIYINGQLVAGTDYGGGYTFSADLSFSVGAGTGVFVDGVNTIEMRGYSVNNVWDAFWLETGVTGEMAPVPEPGTWVLLGAGLGMLALGRRGKRRT, translated from the coding sequence ATGAAGCAGTTCCTGCTCGGGACCGTCGTCACGATGGCCGTCACGACCGGTGTAGCCTACGCCGACATTCAGCTCAACACCGGAACGGACTCCAATGGAGCCGTCCTTTCCGCGGGATCGCTCGATCCCTTCTGGACCATCTCCACCGACGGGGTGGACTTCGACGCTGCCCGTGTGGCCTATCCGGGGTCCTACCCCGACTATTCGTCTGGCCAGACCTGCTGCGGCATGGAGACGGTTCCCGGCACGGCGGCATGGGTGACGACGCCGGGCGTCGTGGCGACGAGCCCCACGACCGGATGGGGCATGGGCACCATGGTGTACCTGCGCCGTACCTTCGACCTCTCCGACTACGACATCGACACGGTCGCTCTGGCAGGGAAATTCCGCGTGGCGGACGCGGCCCGCGGCATCTACATCAACGGCCAGCTGGTCGCAGGGACCGACTACGGCGGCGGCTACACGTTCTCTGCCGATCTTTCCTTCTCGGTCGGCGCCGGCACCGGTGTCTTCGTCGACGGCGTCAACACCATCGAGATGCGCGGCTATTCCGTCAACAACGTCTGGGACGCCTTCTGGCTGGAGACGGGCGTGACCGGCGAGATGGCACCGGTGCCTGAACCTGGGACGTGGGTCCTGCTGGGAGCGGGACTGGGGATGCTGGCGCTGGGCCGGAGAGGAAAGCGCCGGACCTGA
- a CDS encoding glycoside hydrolase family 15 protein has product MTEHRLVIGRAVIGPGHGMERAHARLELGLVGNCTVGALVDRTARIVWACMPRFDADPVFCALLSTTPDQGAGGDFAIEIERFARSEQEYVPGTAVLRTRLFDEAGQGVEIVDFAPRFPQHGRMFRPAQLVRRVRAVSGRPRVRVRLEPRGEWNAVAPSITRGSNHLRFVLPGQTLRLTANVPLTYVIRQNWFSLHAPVSLILGPDETLDGSIEDTARAFEEHTVSHWREWTRRLAVPLEWQDAVIRAAITLKLCQFEETGAIVAAMTTSIPEAPDSGRNWDYRFCWLRDAFFVVRALNSLSEVGTMEDYLRWLQDVVRDSQGGHVQPLYGVGLERELPEDIVPTLPGYRGMGPVRVGNQAFEHHQHDVYGNIVLGAAQAFFDHRLLRPADANDFHALEAVGERAWLLHDKPDAGMWELRTRANVHTSSSLMCWAACDRLAKIAGRLNAEASVARWRERADAIRACILERAWSSKRQAFASVFGGHELDASVLLMAEVGFIDPRDPHFVQTVQAMEQTLCDGPYMRRYEGADDFGLPRTAFNVCSFWRIDALARVGRTQEAREIFEAMLASRNALGLLSEDIDRETHELWGNFPQTYSMVGVVNGAVRLSRSWHEVV; this is encoded by the coding sequence ATGACAGAACACCGACTCGTCATTGGTCGAGCCGTCATCGGGCCCGGCCACGGGATGGAGCGTGCCCACGCTCGCCTGGAACTGGGGCTCGTCGGCAATTGCACGGTGGGCGCGCTCGTCGACCGGACCGCCCGGATCGTCTGGGCCTGCATGCCGCGGTTCGATGCCGATCCGGTGTTCTGCGCGCTGCTTTCCACAACCCCGGATCAGGGGGCTGGTGGCGATTTCGCGATCGAGATCGAACGCTTCGCGCGCAGTGAGCAGGAATACGTGCCCGGGACAGCCGTGCTGCGCACCCGCCTCTTCGATGAAGCGGGACAGGGCGTGGAGATCGTCGATTTCGCGCCCCGCTTTCCGCAGCACGGGCGGATGTTCCGGCCGGCCCAGCTCGTGCGCCGCGTTCGGGCGGTGAGCGGGCGCCCCCGCGTCCGCGTGCGACTGGAACCGCGAGGGGAATGGAACGCCGTGGCGCCATCCATCACCCGGGGCAGCAATCATCTGCGATTCGTCCTGCCGGGGCAGACGCTGCGACTGACCGCCAACGTACCGCTCACGTATGTCATCCGCCAGAACTGGTTCTCGCTGCATGCGCCCGTCAGCCTGATTCTCGGACCCGACGAGACGCTCGACGGCTCCATCGAGGACACGGCACGCGCGTTCGAGGAACACACGGTGTCGCACTGGCGCGAATGGACGCGCAGGCTCGCCGTGCCGCTGGAGTGGCAGGACGCGGTGATCCGCGCGGCCATCACGCTCAAGCTGTGCCAGTTCGAGGAGACCGGCGCGATTGTCGCCGCCATGACCACGAGCATCCCTGAAGCGCCCGACAGCGGGCGCAACTGGGACTACCGCTTCTGCTGGCTGCGCGATGCGTTCTTCGTCGTGCGCGCGCTGAACAGCCTGTCGGAGGTGGGAACCATGGAGGACTACCTGCGCTGGCTGCAGGACGTCGTCCGCGATTCACAGGGGGGCCACGTGCAGCCTCTCTACGGAGTGGGCCTGGAGAGGGAGCTTCCGGAGGACATCGTGCCCACGCTGCCGGGCTACCGCGGGATGGGCCCGGTACGTGTCGGCAACCAGGCGTTCGAACACCACCAGCACGACGTCTACGGCAACATCGTTCTCGGCGCGGCCCAGGCGTTCTTCGATCACCGGTTGCTGCGGCCCGCGGACGCCAACGATTTCCATGCACTGGAGGCGGTGGGCGAGCGGGCATGGCTGCTCCACGACAAGCCGGATGCAGGCATGTGGGAGCTTCGCACCCGCGCCAACGTTCACACGTCCTCGTCGCTCATGTGCTGGGCCGCCTGCGACCGGCTCGCCAAGATCGCCGGACGGCTGAATGCCGAAGCCTCCGTCGCGCGTTGGCGGGAAAGAGCCGATGCGATCCGCGCGTGCATCCTGGAGCGAGCGTGGAGCAGCAAGCGGCAGGCATTCGCCTCCGTCTTCGGCGGTCACGAACTGGATGCGAGCGTGCTGCTGATGGCGGAAGTCGGTTTCATCGATCCACGCGACCCGCACTTCGTGCAGACGGTGCAGGCCATGGAGCAGACGCTCTGCGACGGCCCCTACATGCGGCGATACGAGGGCGCGGACGACTTCGGCCTGCCGCGTACCGCGTTCAACGTGTGCTCGTTCTGGCGCATCGATGCGCTCGCGCGTGTCGGCCGGACGCAGGAGGCGAGAGAGATCTTCGAGGCGATGCTGGCGAGCCGCAATGCGCTGGGACTGCTTTCCGAGGACATCGACCGCGAGACGCACGAGCTGTGGGGCAACTTTCCGCAGACGTATTCCATGGTGGGGGTGGTCAACGGTGCCGTGCGGTTGTCCCGCTCGTGGCATGAGGTGGTGTGA